GATGAAACGGGATTTTTAATTAACTTTCAGGATATTAAAAAATTAATTCACAAAAAATTTGATCACACACTATTAAACGATCATACCGATCAGTTTTCCGATAAAGATCACGAGCGTTTCCCAACAACGGAAATTGTTGCACAAACCATATGGGAAATTATTCAAAAACATTTAGATACATTACCAAATCGACCGAAATGCGTTCAAGTGTTCTTACGCGAAACGCCAACGAGCTACGTGATTTATCGCCCAAAAGACGGTGACTTCCGTGAATAAAATTCCAGTGATCGAAATTTTCGGACCAACCATTCAAGGTGAAGGGATGGTCATTGGGCAAAAAACGATGTTTGTTCGAACAGCTGGATGCGACTATGCTTGCGCGTGGTGCGATTCGGCATTTACGTGGGATGGGTCTGGCAAAGATGATATTCGCTTGCTAACGCCTGAAGAAGTTTGGGATGAGCTGAAAGCATTAGGACAATCCAACTTCTCCCATGTAACGATCTCTGGTGGAAATCCAGCTCTTTTAAAAGGGATTGGCCCGTTGGTTGATTTATTACATGAACATAACATCGTTGTCGCTTTAGAAACACAAGGGAGTCGTTGGCAAGATTGGATGCTTCATATCGATGAGTTAACGTTATCACCAAAGCCCCCAAGTTCCCGTATGGAAACAGATTGGAAAACGTTAGATAAGATCATTGGTCGCCTTTCGGAGGAAGGGAAAGGACAATCAAGTTTAAAAATCGTCGT
This portion of the Bacillus sp. (in: firmicutes) genome encodes:
- the queD gene encoding 6-carboxytetrahydropterin synthase QueD, whose translation is MMQQIYPIVSHPYRYELNKDFHFAAAHYIPHEKAGKCSQVHGHTYFVNVTIVGDQLDETGFLINFQDIKKLIHKKFDHTLLNDHTDQFSDKDHERFPTTEIVAQTIWEIIQKHLDTLPNRPKCVQVFLRETPTSYVIYRPKDGDFRE
- the queE gene encoding 7-carboxy-7-deazaguanine synthase QueE, whose translation is MNKIPVIEIFGPTIQGEGMVIGQKTMFVRTAGCDYACAWCDSAFTWDGSGKDDIRLLTPEEVWDELKALGQSNFSHVTISGGNPALLKGIGPLVDLLHEHNIVVALETQGSRWQDWMLHIDELTLSPKPPSSRMETDWKTLDKIIGRLSEEGKGQSSLKIVVFDEKDYEYAVTVHKRYPHLPFYMQAGNSWVNDNNDDGLLLHRLVNRYEWLISRVMNDERMTRVRILPQLHTYVWGNKRGV